From the genome of Bordetella sp. H567, one region includes:
- a CDS encoding sulfate ABC transporter substrate-binding protein produces MTHDKHKRDFLKRSLGLASACMGLSPLGPAARGQGRPLELLNVSYDPTRELYAQYNPLFAKYWKDRTGQDVSIRNSHGGSSKQARSVIDGVDADVVTLGLAPDVEALVAHGGLVRPGWQGRLPGNSSPYTSTIILLVRKGNPKGIKGWDDLVQPGVSVITPNPKTSAGARWNYLAAWEHARRVSGEAGARAFIEKLYRNVPLLDSGARGSTITFAQRGVGDVLISWENDAFLAQKEFGAGQLDIVVPALSVLCEPTVAVVDKNVDRKGTRDVAEAYLKYLYSDEAQDLIARNDYRPTGEKAKVRYASRFAKLDLFTIRDLGGWPAVDKLHFADNGIFDQIYVKQ; encoded by the coding sequence ATGACGCACGACAAGCACAAGCGGGACTTCCTGAAACGGTCGCTGGGCCTGGCGTCCGCCTGCATGGGATTGAGCCCGCTGGGGCCGGCCGCGCGCGGGCAGGGGCGTCCGCTCGAACTTCTGAACGTGTCCTACGATCCCACACGGGAGCTGTATGCGCAGTACAACCCCTTGTTCGCGAAGTACTGGAAAGACAGGACCGGCCAGGACGTCTCCATCCGGAATTCGCATGGCGGTTCTTCCAAGCAGGCGCGCAGCGTCATCGACGGCGTCGACGCCGATGTGGTCACGCTGGGCCTGGCCCCGGATGTCGAGGCGCTGGTCGCCCATGGCGGCCTCGTCAGGCCGGGATGGCAAGGCCGCCTTCCCGGCAATTCCTCCCCGTATACATCCACGATCATTCTGCTGGTGCGCAAGGGCAACCCCAAAGGGATCAAGGGCTGGGACGACCTGGTCCAGCCCGGGGTGTCGGTCATCACGCCCAACCCCAAGACGTCGGCCGGCGCACGCTGGAATTATCTTGCGGCATGGGAGCACGCGCGCCGCGTTTCCGGCGAGGCAGGCGCCAGGGCCTTCATTGAAAAACTCTACCGCAATGTGCCGTTGCTGGATTCCGGCGCACGCGGGTCGACCATCACGTTCGCGCAACGCGGCGTGGGCGACGTGCTGATTTCCTGGGAAAACGATGCCTTCCTGGCGCAGAAGGAATTCGGCGCGGGCCAGCTCGATATCGTCGTGCCGGCCCTGAGCGTGCTGTGCGAACCCACGGTGGCAGTCGTCGACAAGAATGTCGATCGCAAGGGTACGCGCGACGTGGCCGAAGCCTATCTGAAGTATCTGTATTCCGACGAAGCGCAAGACCTCATCGCCCGCAATGACTACCGGCCCACCGGCGAGAAAGCCAAGGTTCGGTATGCATCGCGGTTCGCGAAGCTGGACCTGTTCACCATTCGTGACCTGGGCGGCTGGCCCGCGGTGGACAAGCTGCATTTCGCCGATAACGGGATATTCGACCAGATCTATGTCAAGCAGTAG
- the cysT gene encoding sulfate ABC transporter permease subunit CysT, with product MPLPSGRRGARTPSLLPGLNLTLGLSLLYLGVLVLLPLSALVIKAAGLTWDAFAAAVASPRVLAAYRVTFGASLIAALVNLVFGLLVAWVLVRYRFPGKRLLDALVDLPFALPTAVAGIALAALLGPHGWIGGLLAPLGIKIAYTPAGIVVALIFIGIPFVVRTVQPVLEDVEAALEEAASSLGARPVQVFIRVLLPAITPALLTGFAMAFARAIGEYGSVVFIAGNMPMVSEIAPLLILVKLEQFDYAGAAAIGAVLLGLSFAMLLGINGLQAWRRRVQDGGLP from the coding sequence CTGCCCCTGCCATCGGGTCGCCGCGGCGCACGTACGCCCTCGCTGCTGCCGGGCCTGAACCTGACGCTCGGCCTATCCCTCCTGTATCTGGGCGTCTTGGTGCTGCTGCCGCTATCGGCCTTGGTCATCAAGGCCGCCGGCTTGACGTGGGACGCCTTCGCCGCCGCCGTCGCCTCGCCGCGGGTGCTGGCGGCGTATCGCGTCACCTTCGGCGCATCCTTGATCGCGGCGCTGGTCAATCTGGTCTTCGGCCTTCTGGTGGCATGGGTCCTGGTGCGCTACCGGTTTCCCGGCAAACGCCTGCTCGATGCGCTGGTCGACCTGCCGTTCGCGCTGCCCACCGCGGTCGCCGGTATCGCGCTGGCGGCGCTGCTGGGTCCGCACGGCTGGATAGGCGGCCTGCTCGCGCCGCTGGGTATCAAGATCGCCTACACGCCCGCGGGCATCGTCGTCGCGCTTATCTTCATCGGCATTCCCTTCGTCGTGCGCACGGTGCAGCCGGTGCTGGAGGACGTCGAGGCCGCGCTGGAGGAGGCCGCATCCAGCCTGGGCGCGAGGCCCGTCCAGGTGTTCATCCGTGTGCTGCTGCCCGCCATCACGCCGGCGCTGCTGACCGGCTTCGCGATGGCGTTCGCCCGCGCGATCGGGGAATACGGTTCGGTGGTTTTCATCGCGGGCAATATGCCCATGGTGTCGGAAATCGCGCCCTTGCTGATACTCGTCAAGCTGGAACAGTTCGACTATGCCGGCGCCGCCGCGATCGGCGCGGTGCTGCTGGGCCTGTCCTTCGCGATGCTGCTGGGGATCAACGGCCTGCAGGCATGGCGCCGTCGCGTCCAGGACGGAGGGCTGCCGTGA
- a CDS encoding peroxiredoxin, whose product MGQLRLGDEAPDFEQKSSVGPIRFHEYLGNSWGVLFSHPADFTPVCTTELGYTAKLADEFAKRNVKVLALSVDPVDSHTKWIDDINDTQGTTVNFPILADEDRKVSELYDMIHPNASATATVRSVFIVDPAKKVRLIITYPASTGRNFNEILRVIDSLQLTDSHSVATPVNWQDGDDVIIVPSLKDEDVIKQKFPKGYKAVRPYLRITPQPNK is encoded by the coding sequence ATGGGACAACTACGTTTGGGCGATGAAGCCCCCGATTTCGAGCAAAAATCCTCCGTCGGCCCCATCCGTTTTCACGAGTACCTGGGCAATAGCTGGGGTGTGCTTTTTTCCCATCCGGCCGACTTCACGCCGGTATGCACCACGGAACTGGGCTATACCGCCAAGCTGGCGGACGAGTTCGCCAAGCGCAACGTGAAAGTGCTGGCGCTGTCGGTGGACCCCGTGGATTCGCACACCAAGTGGATCGACGACATCAACGACACGCAAGGAACGACGGTCAACTTCCCCATCCTGGCGGACGAAGACCGCAAGGTATCGGAGCTGTATGACATGATTCACCCGAACGCCAGCGCCACGGCCACGGTGCGTTCGGTATTCATCGTCGATCCCGCCAAGAAGGTACGCCTGATCATTACCTATCCCGCCAGCACGGGCCGCAACTTCAACGAGATCCTGCGCGTGATCGATTCGCTGCAATTGACCGACAGCCACAGCGTGGCCACGCCGGTGAATTGGCAGGATGGCGACGACGTCATCATCGTGCCGTCGCTGAAGGACGAGGACGTCATCAAGCAGAAATTCCCCAAGGGATACAAGGCGGTGCGGCCCTATCTGCGCATCACGCCCCAACCGAACAAGTAA